Proteins encoded together in one Vulcanisaeta thermophila window:
- a CDS encoding MFS transporter → MEFRRWFLVGIASASFFLSYFSRLAWGIVSVYSTLRPTIVEDSIVFSLFFIGYVIVQLPSGFVSDRVDPRYVIMAALVGLALSSLVSGLGDSMFVEYIASFFMGLSAGWVYPGTVKLISMNFRGKDLPIAMGYYSLAWPLSIVLAGAVLPFISINLGWRWAYYVVFLVSIITSILYLTIKPGMAGNGGRPQRGLVDFSVFRNANALVVSFSGFLFFLSYWIITLYAYKYFLTLGLNDYLAGFAYSLLALAGIPSTIIAGYIIRRLGVKNTLVIFEAAYGILTILLSLPLGAWVITVAAFMGFVRFVITPANSTAVSLIGGERAGSTSGMANFFWQLSGAVAPGIAAYVLLTLNYKYLWLISGIVIIISAIIYQFLLRLN, encoded by the coding sequence GTGGAATTTAGGAGGTGGTTCCTTGTGGGGATTGCCTCAGCATCCTTCTTCCTCAGTTACTTCTCAAGGCTTGCCTGGGGCATTGTCTCGGTATACTCAACCCTCAGGCCTACGATTGTTGAGGATAGCATAGTATTCTCACTGTTCTTCATAGGCTACGTAATTGTTCAATTACCCTCGGGCTTCGTTTCGGATAGGGTTGACCCCAGGTACGTGATCATGGCGGCGCTTGTGGGGCTTGCCCTATCCTCCCTGGTCTCGGGTCTTGGTGATAGTATGTTTGTGGAGTACATAGCGAGCTTCTTCATGGGCCTATCCGCGGGTTGGGTTTACCCAGGCACTGTTAAGTTGATATCCATGAACTTCAGGGGTAAGGACTTACCCATAGCCATGGGTTACTACAGCCTTGCATGGCCCCTATCCATAGTGCTCGCGGGCGCCGTGCTACCATTCATTAGTATAAACCTTGGCTGGCGCTGGGCCTACTACGTGGTGTTCCTGGTCTCAATCATAACCTCAATCCTATACCTAACAATCAAACCGGGCATGGCGGGTAATGGGGGTCGTCCACAACGGGGTTTGGTGGATTTCTCGGTGTTTAGGAATGCCAACGCGTTGGTGGTTAGCTTCTCGGGCTTTCTATTCTTCCTATCCTACTGGATAATAACGCTGTACGCGTATAAGTACTTCCTAACCCTTGGACTCAACGACTACCTAGCGGGCTTCGCATACTCACTACTGGCTTTGGCGGGTATACCATCAACAATAATCGCGGGTTACATCATTAGGCGATTGGGGGTTAAAAACACCCTGGTAATATTCGAGGCAGCCTACGGAATACTCACCATACTACTCAGCTTACCCCTTGGTGCTTGGGTGATCACCGTGGCGGCCTTCATGGGCTTCGTGAGGTTTGTAATAACCCCAGCAAACTCCACCGCGGTCTCGCTAATTGGTGGTGAAAGGGCAGGCAGTACGTCGGGCATGGCCAACTTCTTCTGGCAGTTATCCGGTGCCGTGGCCCCGGGCATTGCCGCATACGTGCTCCTAACCCTTAATTATAAATACTTATGGTTGATTTCGGGCATTGTAATAATAATCTCGGCCATAATATA